A region of the Pseudomonas asiatica genome:
GCCGCTCTGCCCATATCGGCGCCAGCGAGGTGTGCGCCGAGCCAGTCACCGGGTCTTCGTTCACGCCGACCCGTGGGCCGAACCAGCGGGTGACGAAATCAAAGCCACGGCCTGCTGCGGTAACGGCGATACCGCGCACATCGAAAGCCGACAGCGCTACGAAATCCGGCTTCAGGGTGTCGAGCAACAGGGCGTCATCGATCACCACCACATAGTCGTCACTGCGGTACAGCGCCTGTGCCTGGCCAAGGCCCAGCGCCTGCAACAGGCCCGGCAGCATGTCCACGGCGACCGGCTGCTTGGCCGGGAAGTCCATGGCCAGCAGCCCGTCGGCGTTACGGCTGACCCGCAGCTCGCCACTGCGGGTGTTGAAACGCAGCACCTGCACCTGCTCGCCCAGCTGTTCGAACAGCACATAGGCCGAGGCCAGGGTGGCATGGCCGCACAGGTCGACTTCCACGGTCGGGGTGAACCAGCGCAGGTCGAAGGTTTCGCCGTTGCGCACGAAGTAGGCGGTTTCCGACAGGTTGTTCTCTTCGGCGATGCGCTGCAGCACATCGTCCGGCAGCCAGCTTTGCAGCGGGATCACTGCCGCC
Encoded here:
- a CDS encoding PhzF family phenazine biosynthesis protein translates to MQLEIFQVDAFSAEPFGGNPAAVIPLQSWLPDDVLQRIAEENNLSETAYFVRNGETFDLRWFTPTVEVDLCGHATLASAYVLFEQLGEQVQVLRFNTRSGELRVSRNADGLLAMDFPAKQPVAVDMLPGLLQALGLGQAQALYRSDDYVVVIDDALLLDTLKPDFVALSAFDVRGIAVTAAGRGFDFVTRWFGPRVGVNEDPVTGSAHTSLAPIWAERLGRNVLSCEQGGVRKGQLQCEVPGNGRVIISGRAALYLRGTIFI